The Methanoculleus marisnigri JR1 genome window below encodes:
- the atwA gene encoding methyl coenzyme M reductase system, component A2, protein MTPLITVKDLCMEFNGTTVLKNINFEVAEGETVGIIGRSGAGKTVLMHLMRGVDQPPTQGAIIYHVVTCGKCEYIGVPSEAGKPCPVCGGNLEPADIDLWADESAMMKRRIMRRTAIMFQRTFALYGDDRVIENVLRALDDVGYPGEKAVSRAADLIDQVRLSHRMMHIARDLSGGEKQRVVLARQLAKNPFMLFADEPTGTLDPETATLVHRMLIESARANDMGMVVTSHFSKVIEDVADRAILLENGEIKGIGVPREVIGRFMENYSDVEQHEAGAVGEKILVARDVVKRYLSVDRGVVRAVNTVSFDVGEKEIFGIIGKSGAGKTTLSRIISGILEPTSGEMNIRIGDDWIDMTKPGIENRGRAKGYIGLLHQEYDLYPHRTVLDNLTDAIGLEFPKELAMRKAIITLGMAGFTPEKSKEILERYPSQLSEGEKHRVALAQVLIREPLLVVLDEPTGTMDPITKIDVKHSILHAREEMDETFIVVSHDMEFVRDICDRVALMRGGKIIQMGPTEEVLAHLTEDERTVMGAGGAP, encoded by the coding sequence ATGACCCCACTTATTACGGTGAAGGATCTCTGCATGGAGTTCAACGGGACTACCGTGCTTAAAAATATCAATTTCGAGGTGGCGGAGGGAGAAACCGTCGGCATCATCGGCAGAAGCGGTGCCGGCAAGACCGTTCTCATGCACCTTATGCGGGGTGTCGACCAGCCTCCGACACAGGGTGCAATCATCTATCACGTCGTCACCTGCGGCAAATGCGAGTACATCGGTGTCCCGAGCGAGGCGGGAAAGCCGTGTCCTGTCTGCGGGGGCAACCTCGAACCGGCGGATATCGATCTCTGGGCCGACGAAAGCGCGATGATGAAACGGCGGATCATGCGGAGAACCGCCATCATGTTCCAGCGGACGTTCGCACTCTACGGTGACGACCGGGTGATCGAGAACGTCCTGCGAGCGCTCGACGACGTCGGCTACCCGGGCGAGAAGGCCGTCAGCAGGGCCGCCGACCTCATCGACCAGGTCAGGCTCTCCCACCGGATGATGCACATCGCCCGCGACCTCTCCGGCGGCGAGAAGCAGCGGGTGGTGCTCGCCCGGCAGCTCGCGAAGAACCCGTTCATGCTCTTTGCGGACGAACCGACCGGGACGCTCGACCCGGAGACCGCCACGCTCGTTCACCGGATGCTCATCGAGAGCGCCCGGGCGAACGACATGGGGATGGTCGTCACTTCCCATTTCTCAAAGGTCATCGAGGACGTAGCCGATCGGGCAATCCTCCTTGAGAACGGGGAGATCAAGGGGATTGGCGTTCCCAGGGAAGTCATCGGCCGGTTCATGGAGAACTACAGCGACGTCGAGCAGCACGAGGCCGGAGCGGTCGGCGAGAAGATCCTGGTCGCCCGGGACGTGGTCAAGCGCTATCTCTCGGTCGACCGGGGCGTCGTCCGGGCGGTCAACACCGTCTCGTTCGACGTCGGCGAGAAAGAGATCTTCGGGATCATCGGCAAGAGCGGAGCAGGCAAGACGACCCTCTCCCGGATCATATCCGGGATCCTCGAGCCCACCAGCGGCGAGATGAATATCCGGATCGGCGACGACTGGATCGATATGACAAAACCCGGCATCGAGAACCGCGGCCGGGCGAAGGGTTACATCGGCCTCCTCCACCAGGAGTACGACCTCTACCCGCACCGGACGGTGCTCGACAACCTCACCGACGCCATCGGTCTAGAGTTCCCGAAAGAACTCGCGATGAGGAAGGCGATCATCACCCTCGGGATGGCCGGGTTCACGCCCGAGAAGAGCAAGGAGATCCTGGAGCGCTATCCAAGCCAGCTCTCCGAAGGCGAGAAGCACCGGGTGGCGCTCGCCCAGGTGCTCATCCGCGAACCCCTGCTCGTTGTTCTCGACGAACCGACCGGCACCATGGATCCGATCACGAAGATCGACGTGAAACACTCGATCCTCCACGCCCGCGAAGAGATGGACGAGACATTTATCGTGGTTTCGCACGATATGGAATTTGTGAGAGATATCTGTGACCGCGTCGCCCTCATGCGGGGAGGCAAGATCATCCAGATGGGACCGACGGAGGAGGTGCTCGCTCATCTCACCGAGGACGAACGAACGGTGATGGGGGCAGGCGGGGCCCCCTGA
- a CDS encoding HAD family hydrolase encodes MSVAVVFDSAGTLLRTYRVARDILHDEMLTEVETTTITFGAEARVLVVLHLHSRDVIEAPEDQLLSEFFLEHSIGFGVACSRRVIPAEEVGNLLYNDETALVSDLQACIRQVWSCCKRESIVTMNSGVILNMDIPGIEFAVTTGGRPFEGAKEAITELHRMGVPAYIASGDRVAKLERMGDYLGIPRERVYGVATPSMKARIVEDLKEQYDNVVMVGDAINDLNAFRKADLAVLTEQQSDRKPAVLYASVDRVIHNVDEVPGIVAELLTDTTATGKSATI; translated from the coding sequence ATGTCGGTAGCCGTTGTTTTTGATAGTGCAGGCACACTTCTGCGGACTTACCGCGTAGCACGCGACATCCTCCACGACGAGATGCTGACCGAGGTCGAGACCACGACCATCACCTTCGGGGCCGAGGCGAGAGTGCTCGTCGTCCTCCACCTCCATTCCCGGGACGTCATCGAGGCGCCGGAGGATCAGCTCCTCTCCGAGTTCTTCCTAGAACATTCGATCGGGTTCGGGGTTGCGTGCTCCCGGCGGGTCATCCCCGCCGAAGAGGTCGGGAACCTCCTCTACAACGACGAGACTGCCCTCGTCAGCGATCTCCAGGCGTGCATCCGGCAGGTCTGGAGCTGCTGCAAGAGAGAGTCGATCGTCACCATGAACAGCGGGGTGATCCTGAACATGGACATCCCCGGCATCGAGTTCGCGGTGACGACCGGCGGAAGGCCGTTCGAGGGCGCGAAAGAGGCCATCACCGAGCTGCACCGGATGGGCGTTCCCGCATACATAGCATCCGGCGACCGGGTCGCAAAGCTTGAACGGATGGGCGATTACCTCGGAATCCCCAGAGAACGGGTCTACGGTGTCGCAACCCCCTCGATGAAGGCGCGGATCGTGGAGGACCTCAAAGAGCAGTATGATAACGTTGTTATGGTTGGAGATGCCATCAACGACCTGAACGCCTTTAGGAAGGCGGATCTCGCGGTGCTCACCGAACAGCAGTCGGATCGGAAACCGGCCGTCCTTTATGCGAGCGTGGATCGGGTGATCCACAACGTCGACGAGGTGCCCGGTATCGTGGCAGAACTCCTCACGGATACCACGGCGACCGGGAAAAGTGCAACAATATAA
- a CDS encoding ribose 1,5-bisphosphate isomerase produces MVLSETAANIKSMEIRGAGRIARAAVEALADYAANLDAADPDTFKQEMAKAADILTATRPTAVSLPNAVRSVMRALDSFDSVEAARDAVLARAAEFVDHSEHAVERIAEIGARHISDGDVLLTHCNSEAALGCILEAHRQGKEIEVYATEVRPRGQGLVTIRTLNNAGIRTNYIVDSAVRYFINDVDLVVVGADAIAVNGAVVNKIGTAQIAHAAHEARTNVIVAAETYKFAPRTILGELIEIEERDPAEVLPRAVAEELPFVRVRNPAFDVTPAEYVDLIVTEQGAIPPGLAYTVIRDYLGWKIEELR; encoded by the coding sequence ATGGTATTGAGTGAGACGGCAGCAAACATAAAGAGTATGGAGATCCGGGGCGCCGGCAGGATCGCCCGGGCAGCGGTGGAAGCGCTGGCCGATTATGCCGCAAATCTCGATGCAGCCGACCCCGACACGTTCAAGCAGGAGATGGCGAAGGCGGCCGATATCCTCACCGCGACCCGGCCGACCGCCGTCTCGCTCCCGAACGCGGTGCGCTCCGTGATGCGGGCTCTGGACTCGTTCGATTCGGTAGAAGCCGCACGGGACGCGGTTCTTGCCCGGGCGGCGGAGTTCGTCGACCACTCGGAGCACGCGGTCGAACGAATAGCGGAGATCGGGGCACGCCACATCTCCGACGGCGACGTCCTTCTGACTCACTGCAACTCCGAGGCAGCGCTCGGGTGCATCCTGGAGGCCCACCGGCAGGGCAAGGAGATCGAGGTCTACGCGACGGAGGTGCGGCCCCGGGGCCAGGGGCTCGTCACCATCAGGACCCTGAACAACGCCGGAATCAGGACGAACTACATCGTCGATTCGGCGGTCCGCTACTTCATCAACGACGTCGACCTGGTCGTCGTCGGCGCCGACGCCATCGCGGTGAACGGCGCGGTGGTGAACAAGATCGGGACCGCCCAGATCGCGCATGCCGCACACGAGGCGCGGACGAACGTCATCGTTGCGGCGGAGACCTATAAGTTCGCGCCGCGGACGATCCTGGGTGAACTGATCGAGATCGAGGAGCGCGATCCCGCCGAGGTTCTGCCCCGGGCGGTGGCAGAGGAACTCCCCTTCGTCCGGGTCCGAAACCCGGCCTTCGACGTGACGCCCGCGGAGTACGTCGACCTGATCGTCACCGAGCAGGGCGCGATCCCGCCGGGGCTGGCGTATACGGTGATAAGGGATTATCTGGGGTGGAAGATCGAAGAACTGCGGTAG
- a CDS encoding winged helix-turn-helix transcriptional regulator, with protein sequence MHRAADLFIVLSLALLLLWSPATAKIIVEPGPAELPTDGINVDDEFFMPLWSYPPMELLTILLLLHCPLLAMPFELVYSTGVTAYLGYRSSRSLLDNKKRSRIYACIRDRPGIAPAEIARITGINRGTIRYHLSCLREAGLVSALNRDDRVGYFRNGDYDTAEKVVCLHLQNGTRRQIFALLLEKSGITQSEIAEIVGISRSTVAWHLRRLAADGLVEANRDGRTVCYTLTGEALASSGVLDGTADITVSFLPWNGTVAENRADSLLQ encoded by the coding sequence GTGCACAGAGCGGCTGACCTGTTCATTGTCCTGTCCCTGGCCCTGCTCCTCCTCTGGAGTCCTGCGACGGCAAAGATCATCGTCGAGCCAGGTCCCGCTGAACTCCCCACTGATGGGATAAACGTCGACGACGAGTTCTTCATGCCGCTCTGGTCCTACCCGCCGATGGAGTTGCTCACCATTCTCCTCCTCCTCCACTGCCCGCTCCTCGCGATGCCCTTCGAACTCGTCTATTCTACCGGCGTCACGGCGTACCTCGGCTACCGGTCTTCACGCAGCCTCCTGGACAACAAGAAACGGTCCCGAATCTATGCCTGCATCCGGGACCGCCCGGGGATCGCGCCCGCTGAGATTGCCCGCATCACCGGGATCAACCGGGGAACGATCCGTTACCACCTCTCCTGCCTCCGGGAGGCCGGTCTGGTCAGTGCCCTGAATCGAGACGACAGGGTGGGCTACTTCCGAAACGGCGACTATGATACGGCCGAGAAGGTCGTATGCCTGCACCTCCAGAACGGCACGCGTCGGCAGATCTTTGCCCTTCTCCTTGAAAAATCCGGCATCACGCAGTCGGAGATAGCCGAGATCGTCGGCATCTCGCGTTCCACAGTCGCCTGGCATCTGCGTAGGCTCGCCGCAGACGGACTCGTCGAAGCGAATCGCGACGGCCGGACAGTGTGCTACACGCTCACCGGCGAGGCACTGGCGTCTTCCGGCGTTCTGGACGGGACAGCGGACATTACGGTATCTTTCCTTCCCTGGAACGGAACGGTTGCCGAAAACCGTGCCGACTCACTTCTCCAGTAG
- a CDS encoding ABC transporter permease, whose amino-acid sequence MAGKELTDHLTNWTFLAFALLLIVVCILPFQQGLGGYHATARAYAAGPAITPWGVEEFGSSLPNAADVYTRLPGELSTVGAILAIAMGFDLISRERQTGSLKLLLVRPIFRDEIITGKALGGLFALTSLVFAGLAASLGFLLVDGIVPDMDALVSILLFALATVAFLAFYFCLALTISTVVPRTGKAFLYALVVLFIFTALVPTASAVAKDVVVGAHPLPGASPAERGDYQARLGLLESVATVFSPQWNYELVAKSVLEPRLTSYSFIEGSITYLPYDETARPTDALARFWQNVLVLFTAPFVLFGIAYIAFQRMDVR is encoded by the coding sequence GTGGCCGGTAAGGAACTTACCGACCACCTGACGAACTGGACGTTTCTTGCCTTTGCGCTCCTGCTGATCGTGGTCTGCATCCTCCCTTTCCAGCAGGGTCTCGGCGGCTACCACGCGACGGCCCGGGCATACGCCGCCGGCCCCGCCATCACCCCCTGGGGTGTCGAAGAGTTCGGTAGCAGCCTTCCGAACGCCGCGGACGTTTACACCCGCCTCCCCGGAGAACTCTCTACCGTCGGGGCAATCCTTGCGATCGCCATGGGGTTCGATCTCATCTCACGGGAGCGGCAGACCGGTTCGCTCAAGTTGCTCCTCGTCCGGCCGATCTTCCGGGACGAGATCATCACCGGCAAGGCGCTTGGGGGTCTTTTTGCCCTGACGTCGCTCGTCTTCGCCGGGCTTGCCGCCTCGCTGGGTTTCCTCCTTGTCGACGGGATCGTGCCCGACATGGACGCTCTGGTCTCGATCCTGCTCTTTGCGCTCGCAACGGTTGCTTTTCTGGCATTCTACTTCTGCCTCGCCCTGACCATCTCGACGGTGGTTCCCCGGACAGGGAAGGCTTTCCTGTACGCGCTGGTGGTGTTGTTCATCTTCACCGCCCTTGTCCCGACGGCGAGCGCGGTTGCGAAGGACGTCGTTGTCGGGGCTCACCCCCTCCCGGGCGCGAGTCCCGCCGAACGGGGAGACTACCAGGCCCGGCTCGGACTGCTCGAGAGCGTCGCGACGGTCTTTTCGCCGCAGTGGAACTACGAACTGGTTGCAAAGAGCGTCCTTGAACCACGGCTCACCAGTTACTCGTTCATCGAGGGCTCCATAACATATCTCCCGTATGACGAAACAGCCCGCCCGACGGACGCCCTCGCCAGGTTCTGGCAGAACGTGCTGGTGCTTTTCACAGCACCGTTCGTGCTCTTCGGGATCGCGTATATAGCGTTCCAGAGGATGGATGTCCGGTGA
- a CDS encoding ABC transporter permease yields the protein MKIDLSRVAIIARKEFADHLTDRTFLLVLALFGILTLFALERGLASYTNAMEWYVFLLERAARADHLSTSPFTSSPNLPSVLWIFLGVGEKFLLFGPLLAIAVGFDLISGERSTRSLRMLLSRPVYRDEVITGKAVGGAVVLVLASAVPFILALGAVLVAGLTVTPHDAAIVVLCWGATILYLLAYFGVAVAFSAFSEDGGRALAWAMAIFILFSAIVPVVAESSAVSAAGPIPAWPGDNPTPDEVQQYLEERNDRSATYDGVKNTILALSPNGNYETMIKMLGSLHSGGGDGGAVAEESGLKDVLGRFWQNIVGLVAFPMIFLAVAYVRFMRLDLR from the coding sequence ATGAAAATCGACCTCTCTCGTGTAGCGATCATCGCACGAAAGGAGTTCGCCGACCACCTCACCGACCGGACGTTCCTCCTGGTGCTCGCGCTCTTCGGCATTCTGACTCTCTTTGCCCTGGAGCGAGGCCTTGCCAGTTACACGAATGCAATGGAGTGGTATGTGTTTCTCCTGGAGAGGGCGGCGCGTGCCGACCACTTATCGACATCGCCGTTTACATCTTCTCCTAACCTCCCATCGGTGTTGTGGATCTTCCTCGGCGTAGGGGAAAAGTTCCTCCTCTTCGGGCCGTTGCTCGCGATCGCCGTGGGGTTCGACCTCATCTCCGGGGAGCGTTCGACCCGGTCGCTCCGGATGCTCCTCTCCCGGCCGGTCTATCGCGACGAGGTCATCACCGGAAAGGCCGTAGGCGGCGCCGTCGTGCTGGTGCTTGCATCGGCCGTGCCGTTCATCCTGGCGCTGGGTGCGGTGCTCGTCGCCGGGCTTACCGTCACCCCTCATGATGCGGCAATCGTGGTGCTCTGCTGGGGCGCCACGATCCTCTACCTGCTCGCGTACTTCGGCGTCGCCGTTGCATTCTCCGCATTCAGCGAAGACGGCGGCCGGGCGCTCGCCTGGGCGATGGCGATCTTCATCCTCTTCTCGGCGATAGTGCCCGTCGTTGCAGAGAGTTCGGCCGTCTCAGCCGCCGGCCCCATCCCGGCGTGGCCCGGCGACAATCCCACGCCGGACGAGGTACAGCAGTACCTGGAGGAGAGGAACGATCGCAGCGCGACGTACGACGGTGTCAAGAACACCATTCTGGCACTCAGCCCCAACGGCAACTATGAAACGATGATAAAGATGCTGGGGTCCCTTCATTCCGGCGGCGGGGACGGGGGAGCCGTTGCGGAAGAATCTGGTCTCAAAGATGTGCTGGGCCGATTCTGGCAGAATATCGTCGGTCTCGTTGCGTTCCCGATGATCTTCCTCGCCGTCGCCTATGTGCGGTTCATGCGACTCGACCTGCGGTAA
- a CDS encoding ABC transporter permease, with protein MTIERSLTVAAKELSDLFTNRRFLLIFFLYLIIAMVGTGQGLERYDSALTSYNDALQAADEYRNLQDLGAWWLEMPERPSVLLIFDSMAGTTVTLGALLAIAAGFDQVTREKESRSLKTLLAHPVYRDEVVVGKALGGAAALGVIVGLVLAIITGLLLILSIVPTAGEVVAILIFGAISLLFLVAWFAVALAFSTVTRESGNALVFTLVIFFVVSSLLPVLGAMVGGLVAGPPPQRPEQPEVIPVEMYVSTSAGESFVQRDDSGQQASVWSEALRDYQEDLAAYTAKKRLITNVVTLLSPQKSYQDLTDFISAPGEESFLEPLGSVWAGITGLIVFPAVFFAAAYRKFVRMDIR; from the coding sequence ATGACCATAGAACGCAGCCTCACTGTCGCCGCAAAAGAGCTCTCCGATCTCTTTACGAACCGGCGGTTCCTCCTGATCTTTTTCCTGTATCTCATCATCGCCATGGTCGGTACGGGTCAGGGACTCGAGCGCTACGATTCCGCCCTGACCTCGTACAACGACGCGCTGCAGGCGGCTGACGAGTACCGGAATCTGCAGGACCTTGGGGCCTGGTGGCTTGAGATGCCTGAGCGACCTTCGGTCCTGCTCATTTTCGATTCCATGGCCGGCACCACAGTGACGCTCGGAGCACTGCTCGCGATCGCCGCCGGGTTCGACCAGGTCACCCGCGAGAAGGAGAGCAGGTCGCTCAAAACCCTCCTTGCGCACCCGGTCTACCGCGACGAGGTCGTCGTCGGCAAGGCGCTCGGGGGTGCCGCCGCCCTGGGAGTCATCGTGGGGCTCGTCCTCGCCATCATCACCGGCCTTCTTCTCATCCTCTCGATCGTGCCGACGGCGGGCGAGGTCGTCGCCATCCTGATCTTCGGGGCGATCTCGCTCCTCTTCCTGGTCGCCTGGTTTGCCGTTGCTCTCGCGTTCTCGACGGTCACACGGGAGAGCGGGAACGCGTTGGTCTTCACTCTGGTGATCTTTTTCGTTGTTTCGTCGCTCCTCCCGGTGCTCGGGGCGATGGTTGGAGGGCTCGTCGCAGGCCCGCCGCCGCAACGTCCCGAGCAACCCGAAGTGATCCCCGTGGAGATGTATGTCTCCACCTCTGCTGGTGAATCGTTCGTCCAACGTGACGATTCCGGGCAGCAGGCTTCTGTATGGAGTGAAGCGCTGAGAGACTACCAGGAGGATCTGGCGGCGTATACCGCGAAGAAGAGACTCATCACCAACGTTGTCACGCTCCTCTCGCCGCAGAAGAGTTACCAGGACCTGACCGATTTCATCTCTGCGCCGGGAGAGGAATCATTCCTGGAACCGCTTGGCAGTGTCTGGGCAGGTATCACGGGGTTGATCGTCTTCCCGGCGGTCTTCTTCGCCGCCGCATACAGGAAGTTTGTGCGGATGGATATCCGGTGA
- a CDS encoding RNA-binding protein — protein sequence MIVAVHPPDEECRPEIGNMTPEEPPTGLDLPGDIKQNVTPKQVPEAVQEVRNMTSEEIRELARKIYDSWYRSRTVELALEEANMTAAELPDDVSEEMKNTVQFEDIIRTWEIDPQNKRALIYASPELNEEHEKELSAVQGKQVGDWNFTIIWEPYVPAFVRRALEEANMTLDELPDEVKEEMEKTVQIGGVRRWELDPQNNQVIVYTYFSRDAEHEKEVKAAQGRQVDGWTFNIVQEHYVPEDVRKALKEANMTVDELPDEVKEEIENIARFMEIGGVRKWEFDPQNKQATIYVYSIPEKNNIDAVQGRQVNGWAFTVIHDLEYEKELEHLGAELMQFKKDHPELQISSFATSSEEIWVWVRNLTPENEALNGTVIHDRTVLIQWSPVDYALRMAREQVSMEPGTG from the coding sequence ATGATCGTGGCAGTACACCCTCCAGATGAGGAGTGCCGTCCGGAGATCGGGAACATGACGCCGGAGGAGCCGCCGACCGGGCTCGACTTGCCCGGGGATATAAAACAGAATGTAACGCCGAAACAGGTACCTGAAGCAGTACAGGAGGTTAGGAACATGACGTCGGAAGAGATCAGGGAACTTGCCCGGAAAATCTATGATTCCTGGTATAGGTCTAGAACCGTTGAACTGGCGTTGGAAGAGGCGAATATGACAGCGGCTGAGTTGCCCGATGACGTAAGCGAAGAGATGAAAAACACAGTGCAGTTCGAAGATATCATACGAACGTGGGAGATTGATCCTCAAAACAAACGGGCCCTCATCTATGCGTCCCCCGAATTGAATGAAGAGCATGAAAAAGAGTTGAGCGCCGTTCAGGGTAAACAGGTCGGCGATTGGAACTTTACCATTATCTGGGAACCCTATGTGCCCGCATTCGTGAGGCGGGCACTGGAAGAAGCAAACATGACGCTGGATGAACTTCCGGACGAAGTAAAAGAAGAAATGGAAAAAACCGTGCAAATTGGGGGGGTACGAAGGTGGGAGCTTGATCCCCAGAACAACCAGGTCATCGTCTATACGTACTTTTCGCGGGATGCAGAGCACGAAAAAGAGGTGAAGGCCGCTCAGGGCAGGCAGGTGGACGGCTGGACCTTTAACATCGTTCAGGAACATTATGTTCCGGAAGACGTGAGGAAAGCGCTGAAAGAGGCGAATATGACGGTGGACGAGTTGCCGGACGAAGTGAAAGAGGAAATCGAGAACATCGCGCGATTCATGGAGATCGGGGGTGTACGAAAGTGGGAGTTTGATCCCCAAAACAAACAGGCTACCATCTATGTGTACTCCATACCGGAGAAGAACAACATTGATGCTGTCCAGGGCAGACAGGTCAACGGCTGGGCCTTTACGGTCATCCATGATCTCGAGTATGAAAAAGAGTTGGAGCATCTTGGGGCTGAGTTGATGCAATTCAAGAAAGATCATCCCGAATTGCAGATATCGAGCTTCGCGACATCTTCCGAAGAGATCTGGGTATGGGTGCGCAATCTCACGCCCGAAAATGAGGCACTGAACGGCACCGTGATACACGACAGGACGGTTCTGATACAGTGGAGTCCGGTTGATTATGCGCTCAGGATGGCTAGAGAGCAGGTGTCGATGGAGCCGGGGACCGGTTGA
- a CDS encoding translation initiation factor eIF-2B alpha/beta/delta subunit family protein: MKTNNDVSIEERNPYEVLPRAVAEELPFVRVRNPAFGVTPAEYVDLIVTEQGAIPPGLAFTVIRDYLGWKIEELQ, from the coding sequence GTGAAGACGAACAACGATGTCTCGATCGAGGAGCGGAACCCCTACGAGGTTCTGCCCCGGGCGGTGGCAGAGGAACTCCCCTTCGTCCGGGTCAGGAACCCGGCCTTCGGCGTGACGCCCGCGGAGTACGTCGACCTGATCGTCACCGAGCAGGGCGCGATCCCGCCGGGGCTGGCGTTCACGGTGATCCGGGACTACCTGGGGTGGAAGATCGAGGAACTGCAGTGA
- a CDS encoding winged helix-turn-helix transcriptional regulator, translating to MVRWSRIFSILFVAVTFAGISLPGTATAGYAVEPALEGYPGELYDFEKSTLQEKPLLVMFFHCLLVILPACFFPGELLYILSIFLPFGFRRVTKRTILDDDFRLNLYRKIAANPGAGAVELGEMTGVSRGRLRYHLNMLIREGKVAAVDYRNRTGHFARNQRHTDLEQRILISLREEPSRTILRYLLGSPETTRNDVAERLGLTGSTVSQHMQELKTEGIVTVGRDGRFVRYRLSEDAEEFFNQCLDDLPISRHPSTGNYRATRGHEDSSG from the coding sequence ATGGTGCGGTGGAGCCGGATCTTTTCCATTCTCTTCGTTGCCGTGACCTTCGCGGGCATTTCGCTCCCGGGCACGGCAACCGCCGGTTACGCGGTCGAACCGGCGTTGGAGGGTTACCCCGGAGAACTATACGACTTTGAGAAGAGCACACTTCAGGAAAAACCGCTCCTGGTGATGTTTTTCCACTGCCTGCTCGTGATTCTCCCCGCATGCTTCTTCCCCGGCGAACTCCTCTACATTCTCAGCATCTTCCTGCCGTTCGGTTTCCGGCGGGTAACGAAACGAACCATCCTCGACGACGACTTCCGGCTCAACCTCTACCGGAAGATCGCCGCAAACCCGGGTGCCGGTGCCGTGGAGCTCGGCGAGATGACAGGTGTATCGAGAGGAAGGCTCCGGTACCACCTCAACATGCTCATCCGGGAGGGAAAGGTGGCTGCCGTGGATTACCGGAACCGCACGGGCCACTTCGCGCGTAACCAGAGGCATACCGATCTCGAGCAACGTATTCTCATCAGCCTCCGGGAAGAACCCTCCAGAACGATCCTCAGGTACCTCCTCGGGTCTCCGGAAACAACGCGGAACGACGTCGCGGAACGGCTCGGGCTCACCGGTTCGACCGTCTCCCAGCACATGCAGGAACTGAAGACCGAAGGGATCGTCACTGTAGGCAGGGACGGGCGGTTCGTCCGCTACAGGCTCTCCGAAGATGCCGAGGAATTCTTCAATCAATGTCTGGATGACCTCCCTATCTCCAGGCATCCCAGCACAGGGAATTATCGCGCCACAAGAGGCCACGAGGACTCGTCGGGTTAG
- a CDS encoding YcdB/YcdC domain-containing protein: protein MKAEDDPDPEGDIMVSIDAADGEMVYFQDSRDYYRSADPAITIDAAEEIADAYLQDRNERSGVVKIVAVLSTVDTPLGLRNGPYHFVYQRSIDGVLCQSDKIILDIDSISGRVVSYSKFWKVSNNDTMADPEPSIPEDAVQERVLTYLHDTYGTDPGEIVIRSTELQWYDLIARQRPSKEPVAVPLAWRIEFDDERYRSQDPPRTAQIWIDAHSGEALFASYNPGR, encoded by the coding sequence GTGAAAGCGGAAGACGACCCCGACCCGGAAGGCGATATCATGGTATCGATCGATGCCGCCGACGGAGAGATGGTGTACTTCCAGGATAGCCGGGACTATTACCGGTCTGCCGACCCTGCAATCACGATCGATGCGGCGGAGGAGATCGCCGATGCGTATCTCCAGGACCGAAACGAGCGTTCGGGCGTCGTGAAGATCGTCGCAGTACTCTCTACGGTGGATACACCGCTGGGTTTGCGAAACGGCCCGTACCATTTCGTGTATCAGCGCTCGATCGACGGCGTCCTCTGCCAGTCCGACAAGATCATCCTTGATATCGATTCGATCAGCGGTCGCGTCGTCTCTTACTCTAAATTCTGGAAAGTGTCAAACAACGACACCATGGCCGATCCGGAACCTTCGATCCCGGAAGACGCGGTACAGGAACGGGTTCTGACGTACCTTCACGATACCTACGGCACGGACCCCGGCGAGATCGTCATCAGGTCGACGGAACTGCAGTGGTACGACCTGATCGCACGACAACGCCCATCAAAGGAACCGGTCGCGGTGCCTCTTGCCTGGCGCATCGAATTCGACGATGAACGGTACCGCTCGCAGGACCCGCCGCGAACGGCCCAGATATGGATAGACGCCCATTCCGGAGAGGCTCTCTTTGCATCTTACAACCCGGGGAGGTAA